The segment CGGGCCGCGGAGGCGACGCGCTGCCAGCGCCCTGAGGCGAGTGGTTCTCCAGCCGGAAAGTCGCGGCTCCGGTGCCGCTCTGGGCTCAGCCAGTGAGAGGCCGGGGGTGTGGTAGAGAGAAGGAGCCGGCCTGGTACTTAGGACCGCGCCAGCCTCTGAGCCGGGCCTCCTTCGCACTTTCGAGTGCGCGTTTGCTGCCCGCCGCAGCACGGGTGTTGAAGGTAGTAAAGCGGCCACGCGGCCGCATCATGGTGACCCCCTGTCCAACCAGCCCCTCGAGCCCCGCCGCCTGGGCGGGGAGGCGGGACAACGACCAGAACCTACGCGCCCCGGTGAAGAAGAGCAGGCGTCCGCGCCTCCGGAGGAAACAGCCGCTGCATCCCCTGAACCCGTGCCCGCTCCCGGGAGACTCCGGCATTTGCGACCTGTTCGAGTCCCCCAACTCCGGCTCAGACGGCGCAGACAGCCCCTCTGCGGCGCGGGGCGGTAGCCCCCTGCCCGGCCTGGCCCAGCCCTTGGCGCAGCTAGATCTACAGACCTTCCGCGACTACGGCCAGAGCTGCTACGCCTTCCGCAAGGCGCAGGAGAGCCACTTCCACCCGCGGGAGGCGCTGGCACGGCAGCCACAAGTGAGGTGCTGGTAGAGCCAGCTCCCCGCCGCtgctcttcctctcctcccaggCTCTCTCCTCTCCTGCCGGGTCGGCCCTCCGAGCGCCCGGGCCCGCGACAGCCCAGCTCCCGCCCCGAGTCGAAGCACAAGGGGCCGTGGGGGGGCGTCACcggcctcattttacagatggagaaaagtGGGGCGTAGACGGCTTGAGGGACTTGCCCCAAGTCCCAAGCTGGCTACTGGGGCACGGTAGAAAGGAATTCGTTTCTGGGTTGAGTCCGGACTCCTACCGAACtcgggcaagttatttaacaccCTGAGcttctttcttcatctgcaaaatggaaccCCTCCCCTTTGAATGCTGAGCCCTTTATGCGAGGTAATGTGTACGACGCTCCCTGCACAGCGCCAGGTCCCATTCCCGGTGTTCCGGCTCAGCACCGCCCACGCGTTTCCCAGTTTCCATTGCGTTTCTCTTTCTGAAATCTTCTTGCCCATCTCCGGGGAAGCTCCCCGATTCTTCtggcccttccttcccttccacaGTCCCTCTCCACCCTAAGCCCAGCGGGCCCGCCTCCCCCCTCCTTCCCGGCAGGTGACGGCGGAATCCCGCTGTAAGCTGCTCAGCTGGCTGATCCCGGTGCACCGCCAATTCGGCCTCTCCTTCGAGTCGCTGTGCCTGACGGTGAACACTCTGGACCGCTTCCTCACCACCACGCCGGTGGCTGCAGACTGCTTCCAGCTGCTTGGGGTCACCTCCTTGCTCATCGCTTGCAAACAGGTACCTGGGGCCTCAAACAGGTAGACGCGGCATCTGGGGACGCAGCCAAACTCCCGCGCCACTCCCTGGCTGCCCGTCTCTCCAGCGCGCACGATTCAGTGCTGGGTTCCCAGAACTCATTTTATCAGATATTTGCATACGCATATATCCCTTAGCCTTAACTTCACAATTTCTCCACAAACGAACAATCCTGTGACTCAGCCTCCAAAGAAATAGCCTAATAGACTAATAGCTGTAATCAGTCCCAAATAGCTCTTTTGGCACCTCTAGTCTAGTCTCCGAAAAAGCCTTCAAAATTTCccaagtttttctttgttttagttgGACAGTAGTTAGATCAACTGCGCTGGAAGTACGCACCAGGTCACTTACGTGGAAGCAATGGAGAGGCAGAGCCCCGGCTGTCTCtctggaagggaaggggaaagtcCCGGGCTTCATACTGGGGTGGGCCTCGGGCCCTGGAAGCCGCAAGGCGGGGTTGAGTGCGCCCTGTGTTGCAGGTGGAGGTGTACCCGCCGCGCGTGAAGCAGCTTCTGGCCCTCTGCTGCGGCGCCTTCTCCCGGCAGCAGCTCTGCAACCTCGAGTGCATCGTGCTGCACAAGCTGCACTTCACCCTGGGAGCGCCCACCATTAGCTTCTTCCTGGAGCATTTCACGCACGCTCGCGTGGAGGCGGGGCAGGCTGAGGCCTCCGAAGCTCTGGAAGCGCAAGCGCTGGCGCGGGGGGTGGCGGAGCTGAGTCTGGCCGACTATGCCTTCACCAGCTACTCGCCTTCCCTCCTGGCGATCTGCTGCCTGGCGCTGGCGGACCGCATGCTGCGGGTCCCGCGGCCCGTGGACTTGCGCCTGGGAGACCACCCGGAGGCGGCGCTGGAGGACTGTATGGGCAAGTTGCAGCTGCTGGTAGCCATAAACAGTACTTCCTTGACTCACATGCTGCCCGTTCAGATCTGCGAGAAGTGCAGCCTGCCCCCGAGCTCGAAATAAAACAGATCCTTCGTTTCCTTTTAGTCCCTGGCCCGGCTGCTGGACCTCTCCCATAGCCTCAGAAGAGTGCAGTATTGGTCCACAGAGAAGGCTTCAGGATCTGCTTGGTCAGCTGCAGGTTGTAAATAGTGTACGATACTAGCAtctggtattttatttattttgcagcgAGCACATGAGGAAGCTGAGTCTTTCACCAATAAACAGTTGTGGTTTGTCTAAATCCTGCAAGTGTCTGTCTGCGGGGAGGGAAGGTGAATTAAGCTCAGGAATGGTGGTGGTTGGCAACGTTTGTGGGATTTttcccttccctctgggtccACTCTGTAACTGGGATCTCTGTGGAAACACCAGGTCAGGTGAGGTCCTGGATACTGAATTCCAGAGATTAGTGGAATCAGGATCACCTGATGGCTTGGGTCCTGTGACCCTCGAATAGAACCTCATGCTATCCAGAGGGTTGCACTTGCTGGTGAGGCAGACGTGGGGCTGGGAAGCTTTGGGGACCACACAGGCACACAAGCAGAGGTGGGGGAAAGCCATATCCAGGCATGAGGAATCTCGTGTTCAAATGGAGCATGTTGGAAACCAAGGATTTGACTGTGGTCACGGCCGTCTCAGGTTGAGCCCATTTACCCTGCGATCACATGGTCCAACTGTTCATGCTACCACACGTGAGCCCAAAGTAACTGGCATAATAGTCATAATGGCTACATTGAGCATTAACTATGGACTAGGTGCTGTgttcagcatttgttatttcattCTTCCAGCAATTCTATGGAGCAGAGTCTATTATCCCATTTTTCAGAGGAGGACTACTGGAGCGCAGAACCATTAAACAGTGGAGTGGCCAGGACCTGAGTCTAGAGTCCCACTCTTAGCCACACTGCTAAATGTCCCCCACTTATAGGTTTCTGGTAATTCTCAAAGCACCCTCTTCCTGAGATAGGTGGCAGTTATTTACTCAGTGCTCCCCATTCAGTAGGGACTATAGAGAGCACATCTGGAGAGCCAGCGCAGTCTGTACCTCAGTCATGTTACGGGaatcgttttacagatgagaaaaccaaattGAGAAATGAGAGAGGCTTGCTGGAGTTTTGACTCCACCTGTCATATTGTCTTCAGTCTCACTGTCATGAATCTGATGCAGGCACtgaatctcagctctgtcacCTCTAGCAAATTTCATATCCTCTCTGAGCTCTACAATTGATAGGAAGGTTGTTGTAAGCCTAAATGAGATTGCAAAGCTTAAGTGAGATTAAGTTTACGTGTTATAAGGTAGTATAGTGATTCAGCAAGTGGGCTCTGTATCCAATTTGCCAGGTGACCTTAAACAAGTCACATATCTATGCCTAcgtctcatctataaaatgggaatatcggccgggtgcggtggctcacgcctgtaatcccaacactttgggaggccaaggcaggcggatcacgaggtcgagagatcaagaccatcctggctaacacggtgaaaccccatccctactaaaaatacaaaaaactagctgggcatagtggcaggcgcctgtagtcccagctactcgggaggctgaggcaggagaatggcattaaccctggaggcagagcttgcagtgagccaaaattgcgccacttcactccagcctgggcgacagcgcaagactccgtctcaaaataaataaaaatgggaatatCAATAGGGCCTGTTTAGTAGGGTGGAAGTATAGCTCTAATGAGATGGTCCATACTGATCCCCCAGCACAGGTCCCCCAGCACATAGAAGGCCCTCAAGAAATAAAGGCTAGTGGTAACCTGCACAGTGATGGGAGGAGAGGGGCTACGCAGAAAAACTTGGAGCAAAGAAACAGAGAGCAAATATGGGAAAATAACAATTTGCGTGGGGTTGAACATATGGTTGTTCATGGTactgttttttcaaattttctgtatgGTTGAAAAAAGTGATAATTTTTGGGGGGGAAATCTGCCATGTTCCCCTGCACCTAGAATATATCAAAATGTAtgacatatacaaataaaaagcaaactcAAAACAAATTTAGAGAAACTTCTTTGCACTTCTCTCAAAGTGTGTCTTCCAGGTGTTCTCAGAGACAGGAGTGCCTTACTCTGGGCCCCTTGAATGCCTCTTCTGACATAGTGCTATGCTAAACTCTCTAGGAACTTTCTCCTCCTTGGCTGTGGAAGAAGGAAGTGGTGATCCCCAAGCTATTTGTGTAAAAGCTGCTCTGTGATGAtgaaaagggaggaggaagatcATATCATCTATTTCAAATAACAAATTATTAGGGCCCTCTGCTTGGTTGTAAGGGGTTGGGGTCTGGCCCCCAGGCAAAAGAATGACTTTGCGGGGAGTTGTCTTCACCAGTATCTGCTCCATTAATCAGCCAAGACTGCTATGAGTTACTGGTTCCAGAATCATCCAGACTAGGAGTCATATAATCATGCTATTCCAGTTCCTGTTACAACAGATAATGTGTAATGCCCGTATTTTTGTCTACTCCAACTTAGAACTCATTGACGAATATTTGGAAAATGGGCCTATCCTGGAAATTCTGTGATGATCTGCATGTGTAGAGATCTCCCCAAAACTCAGCTAAGAGCTTCCCTACTCATTTTAAAGGCTGGAAAGTGGGTGAGGATGGGGATGGAGATGGACTGGCTGGTGGTTGTGCTACTCAGAAACCAGAGGAAACAGGAGACAGGGCTAGGAACAAGTTGTGGGAAGCTGGAAATACAGCtgaaaaggctttttaaaaaaatcactaatttACCCATACTAAGCACCAGTCACTTTACATAAATAATCTCACTCATCTTCACAGCAACTCTATTGAAGCCAGtgtaatttttttccctaaagacCTAGGGCTCATGGACCTGGTCCTCAGGCACTCTGACCCTAAAGCCAGAGCTCCTCGCCATGAGCCATACCACACCAACTGTAGCTGGCTGACCTCACGTCAATTCAGTTTTTGCATCTACTCGTGGGTCAGAGGGTCTCTCAGTGTATTCCAGCTCTATCATTGGATTACCTTCCACCGCTGTTAGGGTATCTTGTTTCTTACTAGAGGCTCTTTCACTACTACTACTAGGTATAAGGGGAAAACAAGGTGCCCAGTATGGGGGCGGGGGGTACACAAAGATTCCAATTTCAGATGACTGTTCGAATTGGATGAATATGAGTGGTATTGAGAAAGGTCGCTCGCCTAAGGATGCCCCTCCCTAGGAGATGCCTCGGACTGAGGAAAATGCCCATTCCTTGGAGAGGTGTTGGGTTGGGAATGGCAACTACGACTGCGAAGAGACCAGCCAAACGTGGCGATGGGCCGCTGAGGCCACTAAGAGAGACAGGAACAGGGTTTTCGGGGATTCGGTACTCTCCACTGTGGCGTTTTCAGAAAGTGGAAGAGGGTTCGTAGTGTCACTTTTTCTTAACGGACGGTCTTTTAAAGGCTGTGCTCACGCGCCACTGCCGAGAAGAGTGCGGGGCTTGGGGAGCGGGGCAGGCTCTTGGCCTCAGGCTAAAAGAGACCACGTGGAAATCCGTAAGTCAGGACCCAGGATAAGGTTCAGGTTTGAGGGAAGGGGCTTCTGTAATAAGGGGGCTGTTCCAGGGCATCCCTGCCGGTATTCTACATCCTTACTAAATCCTGCAGGAGCGCAAAGGCCGGAGTCTAGCGCTGGCGGGTGTCACTCCACGTTTATTTCGTGCGCCTTGTGGCTGGAgttggaagaaaaggaaataagaatcgTTAACTTTGCCATTCCCCCTGTCCGTAAGCGGGAAGACCGTACTCAGGGCGAGGGAGACCGGCGCTCGCTcgcccctccttctccctctcttcgcctGGCGCGGCCGGGAGGCGGCGGCGCCAACGCTCGCCGAAACGGCGCTGGCGGGCCGGGGCCCCGCGCTGGCGGCTCCCGGGGGGAAGCCCGGTTGCCAGGTTGGGTTTAACGCCTCCGCCCGCGCGCAGATTGTCCCGGGCTGAAGGCGCCACCTCTGGCGCTCAGGCGCGAGCCGCCCCTCCCGCGCGGCCgtcctccccctcccccgccgTCTCTCAGCACCTCCTCGGCAGCCCCTCGACTCCTTCTCGGCCACGCGCCTGCCCCAACCTCTGGCTGGCTTCGGAGCCTGCAGGCGCAGAAGGGAGTGCAGGGTGTGGATCGCTGCCCCAGCCCGGGCCGCCGCCTCCGAGCAGTCGGCACCGGGAGGCAGGAGGCACTATGCAGGCGTGCGGGGGCGGCGCGGCCGGCCGCCGGGCCTTCGACAGCATCTGCCCCAACAGAGTGCTGGCACTGCCCGGCCGGGCGCTGCTCTGCAAGCCGGGGAAGCCGGAGAGGAAGGTGGGGCGGTTGATTCGGGCCGGGCGGGGTCTGCGCGCTCCATGCCCCGAGGGCTGACCCGCGTTCAACGTTTGTGTGCCCGGCCAGTTCGCTCCTCCGCGGAAGTTCTTCCCCGGATGCACA is part of the Symphalangus syndactylus isolate Jambi chromosome 18, NHGRI_mSymSyn1-v2.1_pri, whole genome shotgun sequence genome and harbors:
- the CCNO gene encoding cyclin-O gives rise to the protein MVTPCPTSPSSPAAWAGRRDNDQNLRAPVKKSRRPRLRRKQPLHPLNPCPLPGDSGICDLFESPNSGSDGADSPSAARGGSPLPGLAQPLAQLDLQTFRDYGQSCYAFRKAQESHFHPREALARQPQVTAESRCKLLSWLIPVHRQFGLSFESLCLTVNTLDRFLTTTPVAADCFQLLGVTSLLIACKQVEVYPPRVKQLLALCCGAFSRQQLCNLECIVLHKLHFTLGAPTISFFLEHFTHARVEAGQAEASEALEAQALARGVAELSLADYAFTSYSPSLLAICCLALADRMLRVPRPVDLRLGDHPEAALEDCMGKLQLLVAINSTSLTHMLPVQICEKCSLPPSSK